The following are from one region of the Halorussus rarus genome:
- a CDS encoding geranylgeranyl reductase family protein produces the protein MYDFVVVGAGPAGSRFSRRAAERGYDVLTLERGTVGEPLACSGHVSTDIWEYAPDGAREELLQNEVYGARFHVGGPGSDDYPFYKREAVSNVIDRVGLDRRLAEAAREAGADLREDHSVSSVEEKPDRVEVTANGPDGTETFEARMVAGCDGPVSRVRSELGLPDPGEKLQGVLAFSEEDDPGDYVDVHLTAPSFFAWRIPRGEAGVEYGLAAPPGSEPSANDLFGEFTADYDVETVDFCAGMIPVGPAETVTGRRGFLVGDAAAQTKPFTGGGILYGMTAADHAAREIDPERPATLRDYEDAWRDDLSTEIKLGHWIRRAYSLPESVQHAGLSAFSGEIGVHMDKPTSFFSKEHLRKLLSGS, from the coding sequence ATGTACGACTTCGTAGTCGTGGGGGCAGGTCCGGCCGGGTCGCGATTCTCCCGACGGGCGGCCGAACGGGGGTACGACGTGCTGACGCTCGAGCGGGGCACGGTCGGCGAGCCGCTGGCGTGCTCGGGCCACGTCAGCACCGACATCTGGGAGTACGCGCCCGACGGCGCCCGCGAGGAACTCCTCCAGAACGAGGTGTACGGCGCGCGTTTCCACGTCGGCGGCCCCGGAAGCGACGACTACCCGTTCTACAAGCGCGAGGCCGTCTCGAACGTCATCGACCGCGTGGGGCTCGACCGCCGGCTCGCCGAGGCCGCCCGAGAGGCCGGCGCGGACCTCCGGGAGGACCACAGCGTCTCGTCGGTCGAGGAGAAGCCCGACCGCGTCGAGGTGACCGCGAACGGGCCCGACGGCACCGAGACGTTCGAGGCCCGGATGGTCGCGGGCTGCGACGGTCCGGTGTCGCGGGTCCGGAGCGAGCTCGGCCTGCCCGACCCCGGCGAGAAGCTCCAGGGCGTGCTCGCCTTCTCGGAGGAGGACGACCCGGGCGACTACGTCGACGTCCACCTCACCGCCCCGAGCTTCTTCGCCTGGCGCATCCCCCGCGGCGAGGCCGGCGTCGAGTACGGGCTGGCCGCGCCGCCGGGCTCCGAGCCCTCGGCAAACGACCTGTTCGGGGAGTTCACCGCGGATTACGACGTCGAAACCGTCGACTTCTGCGCCGGCATGATTCCGGTCGGGCCGGCCGAGACCGTGACCGGCAGACGCGGGTTCCTCGTCGGCGACGCGGCGGCACAGACCAAGCCGTTCACCGGCGGCGGCATCCTCTACGGCATGACCGCCGCCGACCACGCCGCCCGCGAGATCGACCCCGAGCGCCCGGCGACGCTGCGGGACTACGAGGACGCGTGGCGCGACGACCTGAGCACCGAGATCAAGCTCGGCCACTGGATACGCCGGGCCTACTCGCTACCGGAGTCGGTCCAGCACGCCGGGCTGTCTGCGTTCTCGGGCGAAATCGGCGTCCACATGGACAAGCCCACCTCCTTCTTCTCGAAGGAGCACCTCAGGAAGCTGCTGTCGGGGTCGTAA
- a CDS encoding universal stress protein, which produces MALETILLAVGPGDADRTEELARTVVEVAEPTDARVVLAHVFTDEEFDGVVSNLDYDPAGEIDPDEVAERHATVRRLTDAFDDAGVEYAVRGRVGEHGETIVDLAKEVEADRVVVGGRKRSPAGKAVFGSTAQEVMLNAPCPVTFVRGE; this is translated from the coding sequence ATGGCACTGGAGACCATCCTGCTCGCGGTCGGGCCGGGCGACGCCGACCGCACGGAGGAACTGGCGCGGACAGTCGTCGAGGTCGCGGAACCGACGGACGCGCGGGTCGTGCTGGCCCACGTGTTCACCGACGAGGAGTTCGACGGCGTGGTGAGCAACCTCGACTACGACCCCGCGGGCGAGATCGACCCCGACGAGGTGGCCGAGCGTCACGCCACCGTCCGGCGGCTCACCGACGCCTTCGACGACGCCGGCGTCGAGTACGCGGTCCGGGGCCGGGTCGGCGAGCACGGCGAGACCATCGTGGACCTGGCGAAGGAGGTCGAGGCCGACCGCGTCGTGGTCGGCGGCCGGAAGCGCTCGCCGGCGGGCAAGGCCGTCTTCGGCAGCACGGCCCAGGAGGTGATGCTCAACGCGCCCTGCCCGGTGACGTTCGTGCGGGGTGAGTGA
- a CDS encoding SDR family NAD(P)-dependent oxidoreductase yields the protein MIRPDLDGRVALVTGSATGVGRELLLELADSGASTAVHYRSSADDAADVADAARDRGAPAATTVQGDVTDPDDVDAMFDAVEDDLGAVDVLVNNVGPFAPRHWEEISFEQWNTVLQANVNGTYLCCRRALPAMREESWGRIVNVGYASSGKGLVSPKNAPYFIAKQGVLMFTRMLANDTQHDGITVNAVSPYVVENSDEFPEELPRDRPADFADVTQAMLFFLDEDSDYISGENVEVDGGWLPETV from the coding sequence ATGATCCGACCCGACTTGGACGGCCGCGTCGCGCTCGTGACCGGGAGCGCGACGGGCGTCGGCAGGGAACTGCTGCTCGAGCTGGCCGACAGCGGGGCGTCGACCGCGGTCCACTACCGCTCCAGCGCCGACGACGCCGCGGACGTGGCGGACGCGGCCCGCGACCGCGGCGCGCCGGCCGCGACGACGGTGCAGGGCGACGTGACCGACCCCGACGACGTGGACGCGATGTTCGACGCGGTCGAGGACGATCTCGGCGCAGTGGACGTGCTGGTCAACAACGTCGGCCCGTTCGCGCCCCGCCACTGGGAGGAGATCTCCTTCGAGCAGTGGAACACCGTCCTCCAGGCCAACGTCAACGGCACCTACCTCTGCTGCAGGCGCGCCCTGCCGGCGATGCGCGAGGAGTCGTGGGGCCGCATCGTCAACGTCGGCTACGCGAGCTCCGGGAAGGGCCTCGTCAGCCCGAAGAACGCGCCGTACTTCATCGCCAAGCAAGGCGTCCTGATGTTCACCCGGATGCTCGCCAACGACACCCAGCACGACGGCATCACCGTCAACGCGGTCTCGCCGTACGTCGTCGAGAACTCCGACGAGTTCCCCGAGGAACTGCCCCGGGACCGGCCCGCGGACTTCGCGGACGTGACCCAGGCGATGCTGTTCTTCCTGGACGAGGACAGCGACTACATCAGCGGCGAGAACGTCGAGGTCGACGGCGGGTGGCTGCCCGAGACGGTGTGA
- a CDS encoding HVO_0649 family zinc finger protein: MSDLDDVGSTPFDTMTSHMDHEDLVCPECGHEDEAGEWEARTSGAEVVYTHACPSCDAVRKRTVRLDESEDD; the protein is encoded by the coding sequence ATGTCCGACCTGGACGACGTGGGGTCGACCCCCTTCGACACGATGACCTCCCACATGGACCACGAGGACCTCGTCTGCCCCGAGTGCGGCCACGAGGACGAGGCGGGCGAGTGGGAGGCTCGGACCAGCGGCGCGGAGGTCGTCTACACGCACGCGTGTCCGTCGTGCGACGCCGTGCGGAAGCGCACCGTCCGCCTCGACGAGAGCGAGGACGACTGA
- a CDS encoding ROK family protein — MAYYAGVDLGATNVRAAVADDEGDVVSVHRADTPNGPTGIAITEAVLECLREACAAADVDPTQIAAAGIGSIGPLDLAEGAVENPANLPDTIDRIPLTGPVGQLIDSDAVYLHNDTVAGVIGERFYSDRNPDDMVYLTISSGIGAGVCVDGQVLAGWDGNAGEVGHMVVDPRGRRTCGCGREGHWEAYCSGENIPEYAGLLAEDAGRLDTDLPLDDPDFSAADVFERAGDDEFADHVVEQVAHWNALGVTNIAQAYAPLVIYVGGAVALKNEALVVDPIRERLDDLVFNNVPDVQLTNLGDDVVLKGAIASALTGGTGDRTSLAV, encoded by the coding sequence ATGGCGTACTACGCGGGCGTCGACCTCGGTGCGACGAACGTCAGGGCGGCAGTCGCCGACGACGAGGGTGACGTGGTGAGCGTCCACCGCGCGGACACGCCCAACGGCCCGACCGGCATCGCGATCACGGAGGCCGTCCTGGAGTGTCTCCGCGAGGCGTGCGCGGCCGCCGACGTCGACCCGACCCAGATCGCGGCCGCGGGCATCGGCTCGATCGGCCCGCTGGACCTCGCGGAGGGCGCGGTCGAGAACCCGGCGAACCTCCCGGACACCATCGACCGCATCCCGCTGACGGGGCCGGTCGGCCAGCTCATCGACAGCGACGCGGTGTACCTCCACAACGACACCGTCGCGGGCGTCATCGGCGAGCGGTTCTACAGCGACCGCAACCCCGACGACATGGTGTACCTCACCATCTCCTCGGGCATCGGCGCGGGCGTCTGCGTCGACGGCCAGGTGCTCGCGGGCTGGGACGGCAACGCGGGCGAGGTCGGCCACATGGTCGTCGACCCGCGGGGCCGGCGCACCTGCGGGTGCGGCCGGGAGGGCCACTGGGAGGCGTACTGCTCGGGCGAGAACATCCCCGAGTACGCCGGACTCCTCGCCGAGGACGCCGGCCGACTCGACACCGACCTGCCGCTCGACGACCCGGACTTCTCCGCGGCGGACGTGTTCGAGCGGGCGGGCGACGACGAGTTCGCCGACCACGTGGTCGAGCAGGTCGCCCACTGGAACGCGCTGGGCGTGACCAACATCGCCCAGGCGTACGCCCCGCTGGTGATCTACGTCGGCGGCGCGGTGGCGCTGAAGAACGAGGCGCTCGTGGTCGACCCCATCCGGGAGCGGCTCGACGACCTCGTGTTCAACAACGTCCCCGACGTCCAGCTGACCAACCTCGGCGACGACGTGGTGCTGAAGGGGGCCATCGCCAGCGCCCTGACCGGCGGCACGGGCGACCGGACGAGCCTGGCGGTCTGA
- a CDS encoding CBS domain-containing protein: protein MLVREAMSDEVVTVDAGASLREAVERMLREGVGSVVVTRDGTPAGILTETDALKAGYLAERPFAEIPVAKAATGSLATIAPGTTLRKAVETMRDRDVKKLPVVESMELVGILTTTDVVRNQEALLDEAHRVSEGREGWSPERKRWDAGDP from the coding sequence ATGCTCGTTCGAGAGGCCATGTCCGACGAGGTGGTGACCGTCGACGCCGGCGCCTCGCTCCGGGAGGCGGTCGAGCGGATGCTCCGGGAGGGCGTCGGCAGCGTCGTCGTCACGCGCGACGGGACGCCCGCCGGCATCCTGACCGAGACCGACGCGCTGAAGGCCGGCTACCTAGCGGAGCGTCCGTTCGCCGAGATTCCGGTGGCGAAGGCGGCCACCGGGTCGCTGGCGACTATCGCGCCCGGGACGACCCTCCGGAAGGCGGTCGAGACGATGCGCGACCGCGACGTGAAGAAGCTCCCCGTGGTCGAGTCGATGGAACTGGTCGGCATCCTCACGACGACCGACGTGGTGCGCAATCAGGAGGCGCTCCTCGACGAGGCCCACCGGGTGAGCGAGGGCCGGGAGGGCTGGTCGCCCGAGCGGAAGCGATGGGACGCCGGGGACCCGTGA
- the uvrA gene encoding excinuclease ABC subunit UvrA: MSKEYIDVKGAEEHNLKDLDISIPREQFNVVTGLSGSGKSSLAFETVYAEGQRRYIESLSAYARNFLGQMDKPQVENVEGLSPAISIDQKNAANNPRSTVGTVTELHDYFRLLYARIGTPHCPECGREVGEQSAQNMVRRVLELPEGTRAKVAAPVVRDQKGAFEDLFDDLVSEGYGRVEVDGEEFDLTTNRPDLDKNYDHDVDVIVDRVKVSPEARSRITDSVETALEEADGVLKVILPDPPEGAAADLGGATARSTGDLADDGESEDADDRLVVEFSEDLACTHCGIDFREIETRSFSFNSPHGACPECEGIGETKEVDEDLVVQDPEKPLKHVFEPWSYNRTYYRRQLDNVAEHFGVSLDTPFEDLPEDVQDAFVWGTDETVHFEWTTKNGTREKDERFEGVVPNLERRYVETDSDSTRDHIEEYMAVTECPECEGTRLNEQSRSVYVDGTSITAVNELSIGDALEHFEGLEAKLDERETKIAEEILKEIRARLGFMEEVGLEYLTLDREASTLSGGESQRIRLATQIGSGLVGVLYVLDEPSIGLHQRDNDRLLNTLKELRDLGNTLLVVEHDEETMRQADNVIDMGPGPGKRGGEVVAQGTTEEIEACEESITGDYLAGRKEIPVPDDRRNSDASITVEGARQHNLKDLDVDIPVGQFTAITGVSGSGKSTLMHDILYKGLAREMNNNTSVDPGDHDAIEGIDNVEKVRLIDQSPIGRTPRSNPATYTGVFDYIRELFAETKLAKQRGYEKGRFSFNVKGGRCEECGGQGTVKIEMNFLSDVYVPCEECDGARYNDETLDVTYKDKTIADVLEMSVEEAYEFFEHDQRIARRLGLLKDVGLDYMNLGQPSTTLSGGEAQRVKLAEELGKKDTGDTLYLLDEPTTGLHKADERKLIEVLQRLTDQGNSVVVIEHELDLVKNADHVVDLGPEGGENGGEVVAAGTPEAVARDEESHTGRYLRDLLPDVELDGPRTDRRAAPATDD; this comes from the coding sequence ATGAGCAAGGAGTACATCGACGTCAAGGGGGCGGAGGAACACAACCTCAAGGACCTCGACATCTCCATCCCGCGCGAGCAGTTCAACGTGGTGACGGGGCTGTCGGGGTCGGGGAAGTCGTCGCTGGCGTTCGAGACGGTGTACGCCGAGGGCCAGCGCCGGTACATCGAGAGCCTGTCGGCGTACGCCCGCAACTTCCTGGGCCAGATGGACAAGCCCCAGGTCGAGAACGTGGAGGGGCTCTCGCCGGCCATCTCCATCGACCAGAAGAACGCCGCCAACAACCCCCGGTCGACGGTCGGGACCGTCACGGAGCTCCACGACTACTTCCGGCTGCTGTACGCCCGCATCGGCACCCCCCACTGCCCCGAGTGCGGTCGCGAGGTGGGCGAGCAGAGCGCCCAGAACATGGTCCGGCGCGTGCTCGAACTCCCCGAGGGCACCCGGGCGAAGGTCGCGGCGCCCGTGGTCCGCGACCAGAAGGGCGCGTTCGAGGACCTGTTCGACGACCTGGTCTCGGAGGGGTACGGCCGGGTCGAGGTCGACGGCGAGGAGTTTGACCTCACCACGAATCGGCCCGACCTCGACAAGAACTACGACCACGACGTCGACGTGATCGTCGACCGGGTGAAAGTCTCCCCCGAGGCCCGAAGCCGAATCACCGACAGCGTCGAGACGGCCCTGGAGGAGGCCGACGGGGTGCTGAAGGTCATCCTGCCCGACCCGCCGGAGGGGGCCGCCGCGGACCTCGGCGGCGCCACCGCCCGCTCCACGGGCGACCTCGCCGACGACGGCGAGAGCGAAGACGCGGACGACCGCCTCGTCGTCGAGTTCTCCGAGGACCTCGCCTGCACCCACTGCGGCATCGACTTCCGGGAGATCGAGACCCGGAGCTTCTCGTTCAACAGCCCGCACGGCGCGTGCCCGGAGTGTGAAGGCATCGGCGAGACCAAGGAGGTCGACGAGGACCTCGTGGTCCAGGACCCCGAGAAGCCGCTCAAGCACGTGTTCGAGCCCTGGAGCTACAACCGGACCTACTACCGGCGCCAGCTCGACAACGTGGCCGAGCACTTCGGCGTGAGCCTCGACACCCCGTTCGAGGACTTACCCGAGGACGTGCAGGACGCCTTCGTCTGGGGGACCGACGAGACGGTCCACTTCGAGTGGACCACGAAGAACGGTACCCGCGAGAAGGACGAGCGCTTCGAGGGGGTCGTCCCCAACCTCGAGCGCCGGTACGTCGAGACCGACTCCGACAGCACCCGCGACCACATCGAGGAGTACATGGCGGTCACCGAGTGCCCCGAGTGCGAGGGGACCCGGCTCAACGAGCAGAGCCGGTCGGTGTACGTCGACGGCACCTCGATCACCGCGGTCAACGAGCTGTCCATCGGCGACGCCCTGGAGCACTTCGAGGGGCTGGAGGCGAAGCTCGACGAGCGCGAGACCAAGATCGCCGAGGAGATCTTGAAGGAGATCCGGGCCCGCCTGGGCTTCATGGAGGAGGTCGGGCTGGAGTACCTGACGCTGGACCGGGAGGCCTCGACGCTCTCTGGCGGCGAGAGCCAGCGCATCCGGCTGGCGACCCAGATCGGCTCCGGGCTCGTCGGCGTGCTCTACGTGCTCGACGAGCCCTCCATCGGGCTCCACCAGCGCGACAACGACCGGCTGCTCAACACGCTCAAGGAGCTCCGCGACCTGGGCAACACCCTGCTCGTCGTCGAACACGACGAGGAGACGATGCGGCAGGCCGACAACGTCATCGACATGGGGCCCGGCCCGGGCAAGCGCGGCGGCGAGGTCGTCGCCCAGGGCACCACCGAGGAGATCGAGGCGTGCGAGGAGTCGATCACCGGCGACTACCTCGCGGGGCGCAAGGAGATACCCGTGCCCGACGACCGCCGCAACTCCGACGCGAGCATCACGGTCGAGGGGGCGCGCCAGCACAACCTCAAGGACCTCGACGTCGACATCCCGGTCGGGCAGTTCACGGCCATCACGGGCGTCTCGGGCTCGGGGAAGTCGACCCTGATGCACGACATCCTCTACAAGGGACTGGCCCGAGAGATGAACAACAACACCAGCGTCGACCCCGGCGACCACGACGCCATCGAGGGCATCGACAACGTCGAGAAGGTCCGGCTCATCGACCAGTCGCCCATCGGCCGGACCCCGCGGTCGAACCCCGCGACCTACACCGGCGTGTTCGACTACATCCGGGAGCTGTTCGCCGAGACGAAGCTGGCCAAGCAGCGCGGCTACGAGAAGGGCCGGTTCTCGTTCAACGTCAAGGGCGGCCGGTGCGAGGAGTGCGGCGGCCAGGGCACGGTCAAGATCGAGATGAACTTCCTCTCGGACGTGTACGTCCCCTGCGAGGAGTGCGACGGCGCCCGGTACAACGACGAGACCCTCGACGTGACTTACAAGGACAAGACCATCGCGGACGTGCTCGAGATGTCGGTCGAGGAGGCCTACGAATTCTTCGAGCACGACCAGCGCATCGCCCGGCGGCTCGGCCTGCTGAAGGACGTCGGCCTCGACTACATGAACCTCGGCCAGCCCTCGACCACCCTCTCGGGCGGGGAGGCCCAGCGGGTCAAACTCGCCGAGGAGCTGGGCAAGAAGGACACCGGCGACACGCTCTACCTGCTCGACGAGCCCACCACCGGGCTCCACAAGGCCGACGAGCGCAAGCTCATCGAGGTGCTCCAGCGGCTCACCGACCAGGGCAACTCGGTCGTGGTCATCGAGCACGAGCTCGACCTGGTGAAGAACGCCGACCACGTCGTCGACCTCGGCCCCGAGGGCGGCGAGAACGGCGGAGAGGTCGTCGCGGCAGGCACCCCCGAGGCGGTGGCGCGCGACGAGGAGTCGCACACCGGACGCTACCTCCGGGACCTGCTCCCCGACGTGGAACTGGACGGCCCGCGGACCGACCGGCGGGCCGCGCCGGCGACCGACGATTAA
- a CDS encoding LVIVD repeat-containing protein produces the protein MDRRSFLRGLGGAMALATVGPAGAVETTTAHPGPYRPLGSVSVTNAREAVPDPSGDFAYVATADGFATVDVQVPSDPRVVFRAQNLLSGRETGPLRLVQDVKVEGDRLIAAGPADPLRGDVLQGFVLYDVSDPADPERVAFHETRFPIHNCFIRDGVVYLTANMEDTNALVMVDVSGGTPEEVGRWSITDRNAAWSEVPASLWTVHDVWVRNDRAYLAHWDAGTYIADVSDPSDPSFVAKIGGRSPAELRELPEQARQVLRLPGNDHYAMTSDDGNLLGVNEEAWQVDGEGGPGGVELWDVSDATNPTRLSTIDAPRSPGSFYGTWTTAHNFDIVGDRLFTSWYQGGVKIHDISDPANPRQLAWWRRPEEASFWTAKRATKGFYVASSMGRDENGMGGLYTFPIEEDQQRDPPSLTTEAAETANRTTSGQAAFADDTTTDGTATDGSESEPGSGAAGGSVPGFGVGAALAGLLGAGAWRRFRG, from the coding sequence ATGGACAGGCGTTCGTTTCTGCGAGGGCTCGGCGGCGCGATGGCACTCGCGACGGTCGGGCCGGCCGGCGCGGTCGAGACGACCACGGCCCACCCCGGTCCGTACCGGCCGCTGGGCAGCGTCTCCGTCACCAACGCCCGCGAGGCGGTCCCCGACCCGAGCGGCGACTTCGCGTACGTCGCCACCGCCGACGGGTTCGCGACGGTCGACGTCCAGGTCCCCAGCGACCCGCGAGTCGTCTTCCGAGCCCAGAATCTGTTGTCCGGTCGGGAGACGGGGCCGCTCCGGCTGGTCCAGGACGTGAAGGTCGAGGGCGACCGCCTGATTGCGGCCGGGCCGGCCGACCCGCTCCGCGGGGACGTGCTTCAAGGGTTCGTCCTCTACGACGTGAGCGACCCCGCCGACCCCGAGCGGGTCGCCTTCCACGAGACCCGGTTCCCCATCCACAACTGCTTCATCCGAGACGGCGTCGTCTACCTCACGGCCAACATGGAGGACACCAACGCGCTCGTGATGGTCGACGTGAGCGGCGGGACGCCCGAGGAGGTGGGCCGGTGGTCGATCACCGATCGGAACGCGGCGTGGAGCGAGGTTCCCGCCAGCCTCTGGACCGTCCACGACGTGTGGGTCCGGAACGACCGGGCGTACCTCGCCCACTGGGACGCCGGGACCTACATCGCGGACGTGAGCGACCCGTCGGACCCGTCGTTCGTCGCGAAGATCGGCGGACGGTCGCCGGCGGAGCTCCGGGAACTCCCCGAGCAGGCGCGGCAGGTCCTCCGACTGCCGGGCAACGACCACTACGCGATGACCAGCGACGACGGCAATCTGCTCGGCGTCAACGAGGAGGCGTGGCAGGTCGACGGCGAGGGCGGGCCGGGCGGCGTCGAGCTGTGGGACGTCTCGGACGCGACGAACCCGACCCGGCTCTCGACCATCGACGCGCCGCGCTCGCCCGGTTCGTTCTACGGCACGTGGACGACCGCCCACAACTTCGACATCGTCGGCGACCGGCTGTTCACCTCGTGGTACCAGGGCGGCGTGAAGATCCACGACATCTCGGACCCGGCGAACCCCCGGCAGCTGGCGTGGTGGCGCCGGCCCGAGGAGGCGTCGTTCTGGACCGCCAAGCGCGCGACCAAGGGGTTCTACGTCGCCAGCAGCATGGGCCGGGACGAGAACGGGATGGGCGGGCTCTACACCTTCCCGATAGAGGAGGACCAGCAGCGAGATCCCCCGTCGCTGACGACCGAGGCCGCCGAGACCGCCAATCGGACCACGAGCGGGCAGGCGGCGTTCGCGGACGACACCACGACCGACGGAACCGCGACCGACGGGTCCGAATCGGAACCCGGGTCCGGCGCGGCCGGGGGCAGCGTCCCCGGCTTCGGCGTCGGAGCGGCGCTCGCGGGGCTGCTCGGCGCGGGCGCGTGGCGGCGATTCCGCGGATAA
- a CDS encoding Lrp/AsnC family transcriptional regulator has product MSYRVDEIDKRILYHLAADARNTTAPTIAEEVDVTPATIRHRIRQLEDEGIIEGYHADVDYERTDGRIVNQFTCTVPVGDRQRLAQEALGVSGVVNVRKLMAGRENLVVTGVGTDTDDISRIARELSNLGLELEREDIVQDEIFHPYHPFSPDDDPGRQSLADVQSLTGGAEVIEFTVPADAEITGLTLEDANESGIIDDESLVVSIERGDAVLSPKGDTVVEAGDVVTLFAPESVPDETVAAFEARSTE; this is encoded by the coding sequence ATGAGCTACCGCGTCGACGAGATCGACAAGCGCATCCTCTACCATCTGGCCGCCGACGCCCGGAACACGACGGCGCCGACCATCGCCGAGGAGGTCGACGTGACGCCGGCCACCATCCGCCACCGCATCCGCCAGCTCGAGGACGAGGGCATCATCGAGGGGTACCACGCCGACGTCGACTACGAGCGGACCGACGGCCGCATCGTCAACCAGTTCACGTGCACCGTCCCGGTCGGGGACCGCCAGCGGCTGGCCCAGGAGGCGCTCGGGGTCTCGGGCGTCGTCAACGTCCGGAAGCTGATGGCCGGCCGGGAGAACCTGGTGGTCACGGGGGTCGGAACCGACACCGACGACATCAGCCGCATCGCCCGGGAGCTCTCGAATCTGGGCCTCGAACTCGAACGAGAGGACATCGTCCAGGACGAAATCTTCCACCCGTACCACCCCTTCAGCCCGGACGACGACCCCGGCCGGCAGTCGCTCGCCGACGTCCAGAGCCTGACCGGCGGCGCGGAGGTCATCGAGTTCACCGTCCCCGCCGACGCCGAGATAACCGGCCTGACCCTGGAGGACGCCAACGAGTCGGGCATCATCGACGACGAGTCGCTCGTCGTCAGCATCGAGCGCGGCGACGCGGTGCTCTCCCCGAAGGGCGACACCGTCGTCGAGGCCGGCGACGTGGTCACGCTGTTCGCCCCCGAGTCGGTCCCCGACGAGACGGTCGCGGCGTTCGAGGCCCGGTCGACCGAGTGA
- a CDS encoding DUF7344 domain-containing protein has product MSSADNSPERETLSEDLIFDVLKNRRRRYTLHYLKQQDRPVELSELAEQVAAWENDTTIEGLSANERKSVYTSLYQTHLPKLADAGIVDYNQNRGVVELSDNAAQLEGYLRPQDEFPWIRYYLALAVVSAVLVVGDLFGVPPFDAIPDEVWGILIVAAFALSAATHYFRRRQLAQQEAPPNVEQ; this is encoded by the coding sequence ATGAGTTCGGCTGACAATTCACCGGAACGGGAGACACTGTCCGAAGATCTCATCTTCGACGTGTTGAAGAACCGGCGACGGCGATACACGCTGCATTACTTGAAGCAGCAGGACCGGCCGGTCGAGCTGAGCGAACTCGCCGAACAGGTCGCGGCCTGGGAGAACGACACGACCATCGAGGGGCTGTCGGCGAACGAGCGCAAGTCCGTCTACACCTCGCTGTACCAGACCCACCTCCCGAAGCTGGCCGACGCCGGCATCGTGGACTACAACCAGAACCGGGGGGTCGTGGAGCTGTCCGACAACGCGGCCCAGCTGGAGGGGTACCTCCGGCCCCAGGACGAGTTCCCGTGGATCCGCTACTACCTCGCGCTCGCGGTCGTGAGCGCGGTCCTGGTCGTCGGCGACCTGTTCGGCGTCCCGCCGTTCGACGCGATTCCGGACGAGGTCTGGGGGATTCTCATCGTGGCGGCGTTCGCGCTCTCGGCGGCGACCCACTACTTTCGTCGGCGACAGCTCGCCCAACAGGAGGCGCCGCCGAACGTCGAACAGTAG
- a CDS encoding NifU family protein — translation MTEDDDSLQTRVERWLTGQMPIISMHGGESAVQKADPDSGEVVVELGGACSGCAISPRTAQNIKLDLAKDFEEVDDVTVRVADDGTGDWDIDQPESVMGIDRNEGGRGGRGEGSPDSDHF, via the coding sequence ATGACCGAGGACGACGACTCCCTGCAGACCCGGGTCGAGCGCTGGCTCACCGGCCAGATGCCCATCATCAGCATGCACGGCGGCGAGAGCGCCGTCCAGAAGGCCGACCCCGACAGCGGCGAGGTCGTCGTCGAGCTCGGGGGCGCCTGCTCGGGCTGCGCCATCAGCCCGCGGACCGCCCAGAACATCAAGCTCGACCTCGCGAAGGACTTCGAGGAGGTCGACGACGTGACGGTCCGTGTCGCCGACGACGGCACCGGCGACTGGGACATCGACCAGCCCGAGAGCGTGATGGGCATCGACCGCAACGAGGGCGGCCGCGGCGGCCGGGGCGAGGGGTCGCCCGATAGCGACCACTTCTGA